In Drosophila yakuba strain Tai18E2 chromosome 2R, Prin_Dyak_Tai18E2_2.1, whole genome shotgun sequence, a single genomic region encodes these proteins:
- the LOC6531322 gene encoding uncharacterized protein LOC6531322, producing MVNFVCYCTLLILVAVAKAQDNEETSSVATYTGDLTEEQCNTSRDGCCSELYIGEEEELTKCFVIHSTKLPADGDTDVGKTLRFLSCFVECIYKQKKYIGKSDTINMKMVKLDAEKTYADRPKEKDYHIAMFDHCRKDAVGVYNLLKASPGAKVLLKGACRPYLLMVFMCISDYHQKKECPYFRWEGTAKAGTKDLCENAKAECYQIDGITLPTKSPA from the exons ATGGTCAACTTTGTTTGTTATTGCACACTTTTAATTCTGGTGGCCGTTGCAAAGGCTCAGGATAATGAGGAAACCTCATCGGTGGCCACTTACACAGGTGATTTGACTGAGGAGCAGTGCAACACATCG aGGGACGGCTGCTGTTCCGAGCTTTATATAGGGGAAGAGGAGGAGCTGACCAAGTGCTTCGTCATACACTCCACCAAATTGCCAGCGGATGGGGACACTGACGTCGGCAAGACCCTGAGGTTTCTATCG TGCTTTGTGGAGTGTATCTACAAGCAAAAGAAGTACATTGGCAAGAGCGATACGATCAACATGAAGATGGTCAAGCTGGACGCAGAGAAGACCTATGCGGATCGGCCCAAGGAGAAGGACTATCACATTGCCATGTTCGACCACTGCCGCAAGGATGCAGTCGGGGTCTATAACCTACTGAAGGCCAGTCCTGGGGCGAAGGTGCTGCTGAAAGGAGCTTGTCGTCCCTACCTATTGATGGTGTTCATGTGCATCAGCGATTACCATCAGAAGAAGGAGTGTCCCTACTTCCGCTGGGAGGGCACTGCGAAGGCAGGAACCAAGGATCTGTGCGAAAATGCCAAGGCCGAGTGCTATCAAATAGATGGCATTACACTGCCCACAAAGAGTCCTGCCTGA
- the LOC6531321 gene encoding general odorant-binding protein 68, with protein MKCAILLSVFSLIWWADGIKIDCENTEAINEEHIHYCCKHPDGHNDVIEGCAKESNFTLANQNEEALVDITADRAIRGTCFGKCVFSKLNLMKDNALDMDAVRAYFTAKFPDDPEYVKEMINAFDHCHGKSEENTSMFLSKPIFKQMSQHFCDPKSSVVLACVIRQFFHNCPADRWSKTKECEDTLAFSRKCQDSLATL; from the exons ATGAAGTGCGCCATTTTGTTGAGTGTTTTCAGCCTCATTTGG TGGGCTGATGGCATCAAAATTGATTGCGAAAATACGGAGGCCATCAATGAGGAGCACATCCACTACTGCTGCAAGCATCCCGATGGACACAACGATGTCATCGAAGGATGCGCCAAGGAGTCCAACTTCACGCTGGCCAACCAAAACGAGGAGGCACTGGTGGACATCACGGCGGATCGCGCCATCCGTGGCACTTGTTTCGGCAAATGCGTCTTCAGCAAGTTGAACCTGATGAAGGACAATGCCTTGGACATGGATGCCGTGCGAGCTTATTTCACTGCTAAATTCCCAGATGATCCGGAATATGTCAAGGAAATGATCAACGCCTTCGATCACTGTCACGGCAAAA gTGAGGAGAATACCTCCATGTTCCTGTCGAAGCCCATCTTCAAGCAAATGTCGCAGCATTTCTGCGATCCCAAGTCCAGTGTCGTCCTGGCCTGCGTCATCCGCCAGTTCTTCCACAATTGTCCGGCGGATCGCTGGTCCAAGACCAAGGAGTGCGAGGACACGCTGGCCTTCAGCAGGAAGTGCCAGGACTCGCTGGCTACATTGTAA